A genomic segment from Vicia villosa cultivar HV-30 ecotype Madison, WI unplaced genomic scaffold, Vvil1.0 ctg.000402F_1_1, whole genome shotgun sequence encodes:
- the LOC131627839 gene encoding probable E3 ubiquitin-protein ligase RHB1A, which translates to MGGCCCSSRKHHLQGTPVYYYCPPTFEERGSSTSNDGTAPSLSAGFLVGLNFEGAIPDTFRSPPVPLPYDIVFGGPASTDSESGRETVSMSSFETSITRDDDIEESDCKAQTKSTPLSPKKEKLSKSNGTQVLTTEEEDVCPICLEEYDDENPKNLTKCEHHFHLSCILEWMERSDSCPNCDQEMIF; encoded by the exons ATGGGAGGTTGCTGTTGTTCTTCCAGAAAACATCATTTGCAAGGAACACCGGTTTATTACTAT TGTCCGCCTACTTTTGAAGAGCGTGGATCTTCAACTTCTAATGACGGTACCGCTCCTTCACTCTCTGCTGGATTTCTGGTTGGACTAAATTTTGAAGGGGCAATACCTGATACGTTCCGATCTCCTCCTGTGCCTCTTCCTTATGACATTGTCTTCGGAGGTCCTGCGTCAACAGACTCCGAATCTGGCAGAGAAACTGTTAGTATGAGTAGTTTTGAAACTTCAATTACACGCGATGAtgatattgaagaatcagattgTAAAGCTCAAACCAAATCTACACCTCTATCTCCAaagaaggaaaaactatcaaagtcGAATGGAACACAAGTATTGACGACAGAAGAAGAGGATGTCTGCCCAATTTGTCTCGAAG AATACGACGATGAGAATCCGAAAAATCTGACAAAATGTGAACATCATTTTCACCTATCTTGCATTCTTGAATGGATGGAAAGAAGTGACTCCTGTCCTAATTGCGACCAG GAGATGATATTTTGA